In one window of Coregonus clupeaformis isolate EN_2021a unplaced genomic scaffold, ASM2061545v1 scaf0959, whole genome shotgun sequence DNA:
- the LOC121555431 gene encoding serine protease FAM111A isoform X1, producing MASNNKIMKMSEPHNNKEEHCHQFYFLSGNLTKKVEITCTEPGTILEVLKRNEIFCKLIDKVERREVVIVNEKGAIAEHFPCFLINEGETLEISALSTTKTPAIDGKREFEQGKEFEQGKEFEQGKEFEQGKELEQQKSKFVTFCVETTGGENTKTKDLLKNKQLKHFTPLCIYAKYGDTVKSALETDGRFSDIVFKKTSTLCELPQKQVIIDMSAVVNNLKDRKFEIILKRTTKPTISDKSLKSEGDTTQPSQSNPSSTSEEGPSMGNTQEQQEKQAKKKQKYFPMPDSSEIQQILRDQFKGLLDQMKSRYPQAKSESEVIELMRKEFDKKSEGFTEVYRLTELAEVTTSVCKVELFDGQQLTEGTGFLLFDNFILTNAHLFKDEGVLTGKKLSVATTVTFHLDNPLNKTGELKLDVKPEVVALQYPSDKWGRLVDYAILECCNPSNCEFPPGLLQKYGPVPQTGVIYIFGHPNGGIKKMDSTTIISVEQRMAAERKHLRENESSIMLIKENMEGNKLNKEFNEQITQGQCAVLTYNTFCLNGASGSPVINPCHRQVIGGTEVYGCQVVAMHTGGFSYKSPETQETQSVIEYAIPLRIILENVLCYLVETNNCKMLSGFTNVAKKNQHLSELIDCLITKMKTT from the exons ATGGCTTCAAATAACAAAATTATGAAAATGTCTGAGCCTCATAATAACAAG GAAGAACACTGTCACCAATTCTACTTTCTTAGTGGAAACTTGACAAAGAAAGTGGAAATCACCTGTACCGAACCTGGCACCATATTAGAAGTTCTCAAAAGAAATGAGATATTCTGTAAACTAATTGATAAGGTGGAAAGGAGAGAAGTTGTCATTGTGAATGAAAAAGGGGCCATAGCGGAGCACTTTCCATGTTTCTTAATTAATGAGGGTGAGACACTCGaaatctctgctctctctacaaCAAAAACACCAGCCATAGATGGGAAAAGGGAATTTGAACAGGGAAAAGAATTTGAACAGGGAAAAGAATTTGAACAGGGAAAAGAATTTGAACAGGGAAAAGAACTTGAACAGCAAAAATCAAAATTTGTCACTTTCTGTGTTGAGACAACAGGTGGGGAAAACACCAAAACCAAGGATCTGCttaaaaacaaacaattaaagcATTTTACCCCTCTGTGTATCTATGCAAAATATGGGGATACAGTCAAGTCAGCTCTGGAAACAGATGGGCGCTTCTCAGACATTGTGTTTAAAAAAACATCTACACTCTGTGAGTTACCACAAAAACAAGTGATTATTGATATGTCCGCTGTAGTAAATAACCTAAAAGATCGCAAATTTGAAATTATTCTTAAAAGAACCACAAAACCAACGATTTCTGACAAAAGTTTAAAATCTGAAGGTGACACCACACAACCCTCTCAGTCCAACCCAAGTTCAACATCAGAGGAGGGGCCCTCGATGGGAAACACACAGGAGCAACAAGAAAAACAggcaaaaaagaaacaaaaatactttCCCATGCCAGATTCTAGTGAAATTCAGCAGATCTTACGTGACCAGTTTAAAGGTTTACTAGATCAGATGAAGAGTAGGTATCCACAGGCAAAATCTGAGTCTGAAGTGATAGAGTTGATGAGGAAGGAATTTGATAAGAAATCTGAGGGTTTTACTGAAGTGTACAGGTTAACAGAGCTGGCAGAAGTGACCACCTCAGTCTGTAAGGTCGAATTATTTGATGGACAGCAATTGACTGAAGGCACAGGTTTCCTGCTGTTCGATAACTTCATCCTGACAAATGCTCATTTGTTTAAGGATGAAGGTGTATTGACTGGAAAGAAACTGTCGGTTGCCACAACTGTCACGTTTCATTTGGACAACCCACTTAATAAAACTGGTGAGCTAAAGTTAGATGTTAAACCAGAAGTGGTTGCCCTCCAATATCCATCTGATAAGTGGGGGCGTCTGGTTGACTATGCCATACTGGAGTGTTGTAACCCATCCAATTGCGAGTTTCCTCCAGGTCTCCTTCAGAAGTATGGCCCAGTCCCTCAGACAGGTGTGATCTACATTTTTGGCCATCCAAATGGAGGGATTAAAAAGATGGACTCCACGACCATAATATCGGTAGAACAAAGAATGGCAGCTGAGAGAAAACATCTAAGAGAAAACGAGAGCTCCATCATGTTAATAAAAGAAAACATGGAGGGTAATAAGTTGAACAAAGAGTTTAATGAGCAGATAACGCAGGGGCAATGTGCTGTGCTGACCTATAACACCTTCTGCTTGAATGGAGCCTCTGGGTCTCCGGTTATAAATCCCTGTCATCGTCAAGTCATTGGTGGCACTGAAGTATATGGCTGCCAGGTGGTTGCCATGCACACTGGTGGGTTTTCTTACAAATCTCCGGAAACTCAAGAAACTCAGAGTGTGATTGAATATGCAATCCCTCTCAGAATCATTCTAGAAAACGTATTGTGCTACTTGGTGGAGACAAACAATTGTAAAATGTTGTCAGGATTCACCAATGTTGCCAAGAAAAACCAACATCTGTCTGAGCTCATTGACTGTCTTATCACTAAAATGAAGACCACATAG
- the LOC121555442 gene encoding uncharacterized protein LOC121555442 encodes MPEAAQPEEVARRTTSPPRDITRPEAFVRTGPLLARRAQRDAPPPKMVPKPPIAPRPKLLPSLGQGNVSLVSANTWDESTKKKGKKGVRVQRSSLGLRHIPRDLEMAMMRPRLVKSAVPSQRPYQPWDDEDEVDICALPTCAPFFDYLGRVFGMHTGGFAYKDKRTQITESVLEYALPLLTILQNFVIRLKEDNNQAVLKRVHEEAQNNLFLFEALFKTDGDEPMDES; translated from the exons atgccGGAGGCTGCCCAGCCAGAGGAGGTAGCCAGACGGACAACCAGCCCCCCCAGGGACATCACCAGGCCTGAGGCCTTCGTCCGGACAGGACCCCTGCTGGCCAGGAGAGCCCAGAGGGATGCTCCTCCTCCAAAGATGGTCCCCAAACCCCCGATTGCCCCCCGGCCCAAACTGCTTCCCTCCCTGGGCCAGGGCAACGTGTCCCTGGTCAGTGCCAACACCTGGGATGAGAGCACCAAGAAGAAGGGCAAGAAAG gAGTCAGAGTCCAGAGGTCTAGCCTGGGCCTGAGGCATATCCCCCGTGACCTAGAGATGGCGATGATGAGGCCCCGTCTGGTCAAGTCGGCCGTTCCCTCCCAGCGGCCCTACCAGCCGTGGGACGACGAGGACGAGGTGGACATTTGCGCCCTGCCTACATGTGCCCCAT TCTTTGATTACCTTGGTCGAGTGTTCGGCATGCATACTGGTGGCTTTGCCTATAAGGATAAGCGAACACAGATCACAGAGAGTGTTCTAGAGTACGCCCTCCCACTGCTCACCATCTTACAGAACTTTGTCATCCGTTTGAAGGAGGACAACAATCAGGCAGTTTTGAAAAGAGTTCATGAAGAGGCACAGAACAACCTCTTCCTGTTTGAAGCTCTTTTCAAGACAGATGGTGATGAGCCTATGGATGAGTCCTAG